The following proteins are encoded in a genomic region of Bosea beijingensis:
- a CDS encoding DUF6282 family protein — protein MNATATNAEARSRQIADLLVGAVDLHCHSGPAAMPRILDHHEAMLDAAEAQFRAVVYKDHFYLGTAHAILLEKLVPDTGVRLFSGIALNNASGGFNPHAVDHAIKLGGKIVWLPTLSAKNHIDVLASGAVKTFPKTAQKMLDPIPLTAFGPDGKLIDEVKQILDLIAEGDIILAGGHLSTPELFAVFEEAKARGVKKLLVNHPTYMVNHCSDAEIRHLVDLGAVMEHSICMFVEGKSKKFDPPELRRVIEVAGVENTVLCSDLGLTGSPRPVDGYREIVGHLLDLQFTEAEIKRMTGGHAAELLELDQVV, from the coding sequence ATGAACGCCACCGCCACGAATGCCGAGGCACGCAGCCGCCAGATCGCCGATCTCCTTGTCGGCGCCGTCGATCTGCACTGCCATAGCGGCCCGGCCGCGATGCCGCGCATCCTCGACCATCACGAGGCGATGCTGGATGCAGCCGAAGCCCAGTTTCGCGCCGTCGTCTACAAGGACCATTTCTATCTGGGCACCGCGCATGCGATCCTGCTGGAGAAGCTCGTGCCGGATACCGGCGTCAGGCTCTTCTCCGGCATAGCGCTGAACAATGCCTCGGGCGGCTTCAATCCGCATGCGGTCGACCATGCGATCAAGCTCGGCGGCAAGATCGTCTGGTTGCCGACGCTTTCGGCCAAGAACCATATCGACGTGCTCGCCTCCGGCGCGGTGAAGACCTTCCCGAAGACGGCTCAGAAGATGCTCGATCCGATCCCGCTGACGGCCTTCGGCCCGGACGGCAAGCTGATCGACGAGGTCAAGCAGATCCTCGACCTGATCGCGGAGGGCGACATCATCCTGGCCGGCGGGCATCTCTCGACGCCGGAACTCTTCGCCGTGTTCGAGGAGGCTAAGGCGCGCGGCGTGAAGAAGCTGCTCGTCAATCACCCGACCTACATGGTCAACCATTGCAGCGACGCGGAAATCCGCCATCTCGTCGATCTCGGCGCGGTGATGGAGCATTCGATCTGCATGTTCGTCGAGGGCAAGTCGAAGAAGTTCGACCCGCCGGAGCTGCGCCGGGTGATCGAGGTCGCCGGTGTCGAGAACACCGTGCTCTGTTCCGATCTCGGCCTCACCGGCTCGCCGCGCCCGGTCGACGGCTATCGCGAGATCGTCGGCCACCTGCTCGACCTGCAGTTCACGGAAGCCGAGATCAAGCGAATGACCGGCGGGCATGCGGCGGAATTGCTGGAGCTCGATCAGGTAGTCTGA
- a CDS encoding GntR family transcriptional regulator, translating into MAMIEQDEMAALRGKPTRERVYLYVREQILRGRFLGGCFIEEEEISSALGVSRTPVREAFHRLEAERFIDLLPRRGALVRQVTAQELLDLYEARRMIEGHAIRRICREELPLPADMHAILAELEHLPQGDYFNRVELNREFHFVMIAAVGNVVLSELYQSLGARQQRVAMTAINTEPTRITRISKEHHALIAALSEWDEEKALAILEQHLRPIVGVISRLPEQAGEI; encoded by the coding sequence ATGGCCATGATCGAACAGGACGAGATGGCTGCCTTGCGCGGGAAGCCGACCCGGGAGCGGGTCTATCTCTATGTGCGCGAGCAGATCCTGCGCGGCCGCTTCCTCGGCGGCTGCTTCATCGAGGAGGAGGAGATCTCCTCGGCGCTCGGAGTCTCGCGAACCCCGGTCCGTGAGGCCTTCCATCGCCTCGAAGCCGAGCGCTTCATCGATCTCTTGCCGCGTCGTGGCGCGCTCGTCCGGCAGGTGACGGCGCAGGAACTGCTCGACCTCTACGAGGCCCGGCGCATGATCGAGGGCCACGCGATCCGCCGCATCTGCCGGGAGGAATTGCCGCTCCCCGCCGATATGCACGCGATCCTCGCCGAATTGGAGCACCTGCCGCAGGGCGACTATTTCAACCGCGTCGAACTCAACCGCGAGTTCCATTTCGTCATGATCGCCGCGGTCGGCAATGTCGTGCTTTCGGAGCTCTACCAGTCGCTAGGCGCCCGCCAGCAGCGCGTCGCGATGACCGCGATCAACACCGAGCCGACACGCATCACCCGCATCAGCAAGGAGCATCACGCCCTGATCGCCGCGCTCTCCGAATGGGACGAGGAGAAGGCGCTGGCGATCCTCGAACAGCATCTGCGTCCGATCGTCGGGGTGATCTCGCGGCTGCCGGAACAGGCCGGCGAGATCTGA
- a CDS encoding Bug family tripartite tricarboxylate transporter substrate binding protein — MERQLSRRSFMASVAGAGILAGNRPAFADTWPSRATNIVVPFPAGASTDVVARLLAERLRGELGQGFVVENKTGAGGNIAATSVVRAAADGYTLMFSSSGPLATNKLLYKTLNFDPLADFTPVALLGDVQGIVAVHPSLPVKSFAELVAYGKANPGKLTFGSPGFGLMGHMIGELVQRKAGFQMTHVPYRGSAPLATDLLAGVVNVAIDFLPSYIPHAKSGAIRALAVTSDQRAPQLPDVPTLAESGLPDVNVAGWFGLVGPKGLPDPVATRLAAITRAYIDSDAGREKLDVIGVRARTGDATALRIAQTQEIARWADVIKAAGISMD; from the coding sequence ATGGAGCGACAGCTCTCACGCCGCAGTTTCATGGCCTCGGTCGCCGGAGCCGGCATCCTGGCGGGTAATCGGCCGGCCTTTGCCGATACCTGGCCGAGCCGGGCAACCAATATCGTCGTGCCGTTCCCTGCCGGCGCCTCGACCGATGTCGTCGCCAGGCTTCTGGCGGAGCGTTTGCGCGGCGAACTGGGCCAGGGCTTCGTCGTCGAAAACAAGACCGGCGCGGGCGGCAATATCGCCGCGACCAGCGTCGTTCGCGCGGCGGCGGACGGCTACACGCTGATGTTCTCGTCCTCGGGCCCGCTCGCCACCAACAAGCTGCTCTACAAGACGCTGAACTTCGATCCGCTCGCGGATTTCACGCCGGTCGCCCTGCTCGGCGACGTCCAGGGCATCGTCGCGGTGCATCCGTCGCTGCCGGTCAAGTCCTTCGCGGAGCTCGTCGCCTATGGCAAGGCCAACCCGGGCAAGCTCACCTTCGGCAGCCCCGGCTTCGGTCTGATGGGGCACATGATCGGCGAGCTGGTCCAGCGCAAGGCCGGCTTCCAGATGACGCATGTGCCTTATCGCGGCTCGGCCCCGCTCGCGACCGACCTGCTGGCCGGCGTGGTCAATGTCGCGATCGATTTCCTGCCGAGCTACATCCCGCATGCGAAGAGCGGCGCGATCCGCGCGCTCGCGGTCACCAGCGATCAGCGTGCCCCGCAATTGCCGGATGTCCCGACCTTGGCGGAATCCGGCCTGCCGGATGTCAATGTGGCCGGCTGGTTCGGCCTCGTCGGCCCCAAGGGGTTGCCCGATCCGGTCGCGACGCGCCTCGCCGCGATCACGCGCGCCTATATCGACAGCGATGCCGGCCGTGAGAAACTCGACGTGATCGGCGTGCGCGCCCGCACCGGCGACGCGACGGCGCTGCGGATCGCCCAGACCCAGGAAATCGCCCGCTGGGCCGATGTGATCAAGGCCGCTGGAATCTCGATGGACTGA
- a CDS encoding ABC transporter permease: MSAAWLGRRLIMTLAMAWVVATIVFLALHMVPGDPAELLLSTSGAMPDPATVQELREKLGLDRPILVQYGHFLAGLARGDLGASLIDDYPVIQEIGLRLPRTLELILAGTLIALLVGVPSGVYAAVHRGGAFDRVASWITALLLAVPVFVVGTLLVLLLAQTLRLMPAGGFVPITQDPAQHFKLLALPAIAIAKGLAAVLFRMTRAATLDALAHDYVRTARAKGASPKRVLVVHVLRNALNPVVTVLGLQMGTLLGGTVLVEYVFNWPGLSTPLLRAVEGRDYPMVVGIILTISVLFLLINLLVELLHAAIDPRVQHG; the protein is encoded by the coding sequence ATGAGCGCGGCCTGGCTCGGACGGCGATTGATCATGACCCTGGCGATGGCCTGGGTCGTCGCGACGATCGTGTTCCTGGCACTGCATATGGTGCCGGGCGATCCGGCCGAGCTGCTGCTCTCGACCTCCGGTGCGATGCCCGATCCGGCGACCGTACAGGAACTGCGCGAGAAGCTCGGGCTCGACCGGCCGATCCTGGTCCAGTACGGCCATTTTCTCGCCGGACTGGCGCGGGGCGATCTCGGCGCCTCGCTGATCGACGACTATCCGGTGATCCAGGAGATCGGGCTGCGGCTGCCGCGCACGCTGGAACTGATCCTGGCGGGAACGCTGATCGCGCTCCTGGTCGGCGTGCCCTCGGGCGTTTATGCCGCGGTTCATCGGGGTGGCGCCTTCGACCGCGTGGCGTCCTGGATCACCGCGCTGCTGCTCGCCGTGCCGGTTTTCGTCGTCGGCACGCTGCTGGTGCTGCTGCTGGCGCAGACGCTGCGCCTGATGCCGGCCGGCGGCTTCGTTCCGATCACGCAGGACCCCGCGCAGCATTTCAAGCTTCTGGCCCTGCCGGCCATCGCCATCGCGAAGGGGCTGGCGGCCGTACTGTTCCGGATGACGCGGGCCGCGACACTCGACGCGCTTGCCCATGACTATGTCCGCACGGCCCGCGCCAAAGGGGCGTCGCCAAAGCGCGTCCTTGTCGTGCATGTGCTGCGCAATGCGCTGAACCCCGTCGTCACGGTGCTGGGTCTCCAGATGGGAACCTTGCTCGGCGGCACGGTGCTGGTCGAGTACGTCTTCAACTGGCCGGGCCTGTCGACGCCGTTGCTGCGCGCCGTCGAGGGGCGCGACTATCCGATGGTGGTCGGCATCATCCTGACGATCTCGGTGCTGTTCCTGCTCATCAACCTTCTCGTCGAACTTCTGCATGCGGCGATCGATCCACGGGTGCAGCACGGATGA
- a CDS encoding fumarate hydratase C-terminal domain-containing protein, with amino-acid sequence MTISPPRRLSLPLSREDARSLKLGDVVLLDGDAVATVGMPTQKRMVAELAAGRELPLPLRGGAFFHMGVSYEEAANGPGPLHYVNPTTSSRFDHLMPTLIRTLGLSATGGKGGLGRESVEAMREVGCVYFSFVGGASALLSQGVQAVTDCAWTDLIMQFRLNRIRLDGFGPVIVAIDAHGNSIYERLMEKARERMPDILQSLHPSAGNNETSR; translated from the coding sequence ATGACGATCTCTCCGCCCCGCCGCCTCTCCCTGCCCCTCTCCCGCGAAGACGCGCGCTCGCTGAAGCTCGGCGATGTCGTGCTGCTCGACGGCGACGCGGTCGCGACCGTCGGCATGCCCACGCAGAAGCGTATGGTCGCGGAGCTCGCAGCCGGTCGCGAACTGCCCCTGCCGCTGCGCGGCGGCGCCTTCTTCCATATGGGCGTGAGCTATGAGGAAGCCGCGAACGGCCCCGGCCCGCTGCATTACGTCAACCCGACCACGTCGAGCCGCTTCGACCACCTGATGCCGACCCTCATCCGGACGCTGGGCCTCAGCGCGACCGGCGGCAAGGGCGGACTCGGGCGCGAGAGCGTCGAGGCGATGCGCGAGGTTGGCTGCGTCTATTTCTCCTTCGTCGGCGGCGCCTCGGCCCTGCTGAGCCAGGGCGTACAGGCGGTGACGGATTGCGCCTGGACCGACCTGATCATGCAGTTCCGCCTGAACCGCATTCGGCTCGACGGCTTCGGCCCCGTCATCGTCGCCATCGATGCCCACGGCAATTCGATCTACGAGCGCCTGATGGAGAAGGCGCGCGAGCGGATGCCCGATATCTTGCAATCGCTTCACCCCTCTGCGGGCAACAACGAGACATCGCGATGA
- a CDS encoding ABC transporter substrate-binding protein: MTISRRSVLGAGLAGPLLASPFLIRPASAQRAAGIIRYGLSAFPPNLQPWVSTGASAGTVKMLINRSLVSYDSKGELRGELAESWSRDAEGAWVFKLRKGCVFHNGEPVTADDVKWSIEQIAGEKSTAYMRTQFQLIEKIEISDPQTVRLVTKGPQATLPSWFANYNTFIIWRKSNPNEPIGAGPFRLVGQERGTSVELAAFDKFYKPGIPKAKGIKFIVYADENLRNAALISGDVDMIEYVPWQSMAAVEADPRLKLDNQEGPFMDVLFNGSKPPFNDPRVRRAVAHAVKREDIVKVAFFGRGKPLEGVPIVEGTPWYDKELAHGWNYDPAKAKALLTEAGHANGFQTTLLATAQFGMHKDTAEIVQQYLAAIGIQAELQLPDWSTRVSRGTRGQYDMAIHGVSSDNNDPDGLTVVLDTSLSPTHGRSFKVEAPRTVAALAKGRAEFDQAKRVEIYKEMQRAALEEVPMVGLAWRQQGYGMDKSVQGFTNLPGALSTSSGNQLEETYFG; encoded by the coding sequence ATGACCATCTCTCGCCGTTCCGTCCTTGGTGCCGGTCTTGCCGGCCCGCTGCTGGCCTCGCCCTTCCTGATCCGGCCCGCGAGCGCGCAACGCGCCGCCGGCATCATTCGCTACGGCCTCTCGGCCTTTCCGCCGAACCTGCAGCCCTGGGTTTCGACGGGTGCCTCGGCCGGCACCGTCAAGATGCTGATCAACCGCAGCCTCGTCTCCTACGATTCCAAGGGCGAGCTGCGCGGCGAACTCGCCGAATCCTGGTCGCGCGATGCCGAGGGCGCCTGGGTCTTCAAGCTGCGCAAGGGCTGCGTCTTCCATAATGGCGAGCCGGTCACGGCGGACGACGTGAAATGGTCGATCGAGCAGATCGCCGGCGAGAAATCGACCGCCTATATGCGCACGCAGTTCCAGTTGATCGAGAAGATCGAGATTTCCGATCCGCAGACGGTGCGCCTGGTCACCAAAGGGCCGCAGGCGACGCTGCCGAGCTGGTTCGCCAATTACAACACCTTCATCATCTGGCGGAAATCGAACCCGAACGAGCCGATCGGCGCAGGTCCCTTCCGCCTGGTCGGGCAGGAGCGCGGCACCTCTGTGGAACTCGCCGCCTTCGACAAGTTCTACAAGCCGGGCATCCCCAAGGCGAAGGGCATCAAGTTCATCGTCTATGCCGATGAGAACCTGCGCAACGCAGCGCTGATCTCGGGCGATGTCGACATGATCGAATATGTGCCCTGGCAGTCGATGGCGGCGGTCGAGGCCGATCCGCGCCTGAAGCTCGACAACCAGGAAGGGCCGTTCATGGACGTGCTCTTCAACGGCTCCAAGCCGCCGTTCAACGATCCGCGGGTGCGCCGCGCCGTCGCGCATGCGGTGAAGCGCGAGGATATCGTCAAGGTCGCCTTCTTCGGGCGTGGCAAGCCGCTCGAGGGCGTGCCGATCGTCGAGGGCACGCCCTGGTACGACAAGGAACTGGCGCATGGCTGGAACTACGATCCGGCCAAGGCCAAGGCGCTGCTGACCGAGGCCGGCCATGCCAACGGCTTCCAGACGACGCTGCTCGCCACGGCCCAGTTCGGCATGCACAAGGACACCGCCGAGATCGTCCAGCAATATCTGGCGGCGATCGGCATCCAGGCGGAGCTGCAACTGCCGGACTGGTCGACGCGGGTCAGCCGCGGCACGCGCGGTCAATACGACATGGCGATCCACGGCGTGTCCTCGGACAATAACGATCCGGACGGCTTGACCGTGGTGCTCGACACCTCGCTCTCGCCGACGCATGGGCGCTCGTTCAAGGTCGAGGCGCCGCGCACCGTCGCCGCGCTCGCCAAAGGGCGGGCCGAGTTCGACCAGGCCAAGCGCGTCGAGATCTACAAGGAGATGCAGCGCGCTGCCCTGGAGGAGGTGCCGATGGTGGGTCTCGCCTGGCGTCAGCAGGGCTATGGCATGGACAAGAGCGTGCAGGGCTTCACAAACCTGCCCGGTGCGCTCTCGACCTCCTCCGGCAACCAGCTCGAGGAGACGTATTTCGGATGA
- a CDS encoding fumarate hydratase, producing the protein MAITYDLVKEVTANLYDWSLRRIPESSKAEFRKALTTETEPQARQTLAFMLDSAERAEQTGKFLCSDAGVPSYVIKIGSGVRMEGDIRQAIVDGFADLVRTIQPPILRFVTNPLTNERSFHGKDMPLVSCELIGDVDYLDITCAPKALGGGRWAAIETLVSPSLEEIERCILELVLRAGGQHCPPVVIGVGIGGTFDHAAKLSKDATLRPFGERNPEAMVAEMEERLTRAVNQMGFGPMGVGGSTTTFGVHVEYASGHGFTPVAVSFNCWINRRTRARIHNSGVVERIE; encoded by the coding sequence ATGGCGATCACCTACGATCTGGTCAAGGAGGTCACGGCCAATCTCTATGATTGGTCGCTGCGTCGCATCCCGGAATCCTCCAAGGCCGAGTTCCGCAAGGCGCTCACCACAGAGACAGAACCGCAGGCCCGTCAGACGCTGGCCTTCATGCTCGACAGCGCCGAGCGCGCCGAGCAGACCGGCAAGTTCCTCTGCTCCGATGCCGGCGTTCCCAGCTATGTCATCAAGATCGGCTCCGGCGTCCGCATGGAAGGCGATATCCGCCAGGCGATCGTCGACGGCTTCGCCGACCTCGTCCGCACGATCCAGCCGCCGATCCTGCGCTTCGTCACCAACCCGCTGACCAATGAGCGCAGCTTCCACGGCAAGGACATGCCGCTGGTCTCCTGCGAACTGATCGGGGACGTCGACTATCTCGACATCACCTGCGCGCCCAAGGCGCTCGGCGGCGGGCGCTGGGCCGCGATCGAGACCCTGGTCAGCCCGAGCCTGGAGGAGATCGAGCGCTGCATCCTCGAACTCGTCCTGCGTGCCGGCGGTCAGCATTGCCCGCCGGTGGTGATCGGCGTCGGCATCGGCGGCACCTTCGACCACGCTGCAAAACTCTCCAAGGACGCGACCTTGCGCCCCTTCGGCGAACGCAATCCAGAGGCGATGGTCGCCGAGATGGAGGAGCGCCTGACCCGCGCGGTCAACCAGATGGGCTTTGGCCCGATGGGTGTCGGCGGCTCGACGACCACGTTCGGCGTCCATGTCGAATACGCCTCGGGCCATGGTTTCACGCCCGTCGCTGTCTCGTTCAATTGCTGGATCAACCGGCGCACCCGCGCCCGCATCCATAATTCCGGCGTGGTGGAGCGGATCGAATGA
- a CDS encoding aromatic amino acid ammonia-lyase gives MSHVAITGFALTIDQLVRIARERAQVSVTAEAVERMKAARAVIDNAVARGEKVYGVTTSVGAKTGVPLAPDRIGEFNRRLLLTHNVAHGPLAPPEAVRAMMAVLLNAMASGRLGVRSLLAERLAAALNEDRAIDVHIWGSMGQSDMAPITDLALALYGDLELQAGEALAMLNSSALALGTAALAMADLRDVLDQWSLIAALSMEGFAANPSIVSNAALQSRPLAGLKRHGERIRAYLAGSYLFAKGGPRHLQDPLSFRSLPLLHGTAADSMAFAYGQVEAELSASQNNPIVSIEEQALVSVANFDTVSLSMALDIARLGFAPVMTSSAERVAKQVDSFWSGLTVGLIEEDGVGLPGFNGLAQFHKAITSEARLATAPVVHELASSSHSNGNLDRAGMAGLAARKTGEVASLCRSIAAVELMVAAQAVDIRKATPLGAVTGRLHALVREVTPFAAAGDRVPHLDPLLRHLGNRRDAVRSMLEPA, from the coding sequence ATGAGCCATGTCGCTATCACTGGTTTCGCACTGACGATCGACCAGCTCGTCCGCATCGCCCGGGAGAGGGCTCAGGTTTCGGTCACCGCCGAGGCGGTCGAGCGGATGAAGGCGGCCCGTGCCGTCATCGACAATGCGGTGGCGCGCGGCGAGAAGGTCTATGGCGTCACGACCAGCGTCGGCGCCAAGACCGGCGTGCCGTTGGCACCGGACCGGATCGGCGAGTTCAACCGCCGGCTGCTGCTGACCCATAACGTCGCGCATGGACCGCTCGCGCCTCCCGAGGCCGTGCGGGCGATGATGGCCGTGCTGCTCAATGCGATGGCGAGCGGGCGGCTCGGCGTCCGGTCATTGCTGGCCGAGCGGCTGGCGGCTGCGCTCAATGAAGATCGCGCTATCGACGTCCATATCTGGGGCTCGATGGGCCAGAGCGACATGGCGCCGATCACCGATCTGGCGCTGGCGCTCTATGGCGATCTCGAGTTGCAGGCCGGCGAGGCATTGGCGATGCTGAATTCCAGTGCGCTCGCGCTCGGCACCGCGGCGCTCGCCATGGCCGATCTCCGTGACGTTCTCGACCAATGGAGCCTGATCGCGGCGCTCAGCATGGAAGGCTTCGCCGCCAATCCCTCGATCGTCTCGAACGCCGCCTTGCAGTCGCGTCCTTTGGCCGGTTTGAAACGGCATGGCGAGCGCATTCGGGCCTACCTCGCCGGCAGCTATCTTTTCGCCAAGGGCGGGCCGCGCCATCTCCAGGACCCGCTGAGCTTCCGTTCGCTGCCGCTGCTCCATGGCACGGCGGCCGACAGCATGGCTTTCGCCTATGGGCAGGTCGAGGCCGAGTTGAGCGCGAGCCAGAACAATCCGATCGTCTCGATCGAGGAACAGGCGCTGGTCTCGGTCGCCAATTTCGACACGGTCTCGCTGTCGATGGCGCTCGATATCGCGCGGCTCGGCTTCGCGCCGGTGATGACCAGTTCGGCGGAGCGCGTCGCCAAGCAGGTCGATTCCTTCTGGTCGGGCCTCACCGTGGGTTTGATCGAGGAGGACGGCGTCGGCTTGCCCGGTTTCAACGGGCTGGCGCAGTTCCACAAGGCGATCACGTCCGAGGCGCGGCTCGCGACCGCGCCGGTCGTGCATGAGCTTGCCAGCTCCAGCCATTCCAATGGCAATCTCGATCGGGCCGGCATGGCCGGACTCGCGGCGCGCAAGACGGGTGAGGTCGCCTCGCTCTGCCGGTCGATCGCCGCGGTCGAACTGATGGTCGCGGCGCAGGCGGTCGATATCCGCAAGGCAACCCCGCTCGGCGCCGTTACCGGCAGGCTTCACGCGCTGGTACGGGAGGTAACGCCCTTCGCGGCGGCCGGCGACCGGGTGCCCCATCTCGACCCGTTGCTGCGGCATCTCGGGAACAGGCGTGACGCCGTCCGCTCCATGCTGGAGCCGGCCTGA
- a CDS encoding DNA-binding transcriptional regulator has product MFSFAPVQSVLKALRLLTEVNRSSPATVGELHRRTGLPKPTIVRLLETLIEAGYVTRDERMRGYLVTSQVTQLSSGFHGAPMVIEAARPWATALTRQIKWPCTVCLLDYDAVIVRFSTIPDSPISPFHATLGYRLSLGGRALGRAYLAFCPDEERAVLLAAMRASPDAENSSLTDEDIERLIAQARWRGYTERDTAVEPRNSATIAVPIKLGERVLATFGVTFFRAAVANPDDKARIIHPLKKAAASIEAQLEALSQSMGVAFQGEK; this is encoded by the coding sequence GTGTTCTCCTTCGCGCCCGTTCAATCCGTCCTCAAGGCCCTCAGGCTGCTGACCGAGGTCAACCGCTCCAGCCCGGCCACCGTCGGCGAATTGCATCGCCGCACCGGCCTGCCGAAACCGACCATCGTGCGCCTGCTGGAGACGCTGATCGAGGCCGGCTACGTCACCCGCGACGAGCGCATGCGCGGCTATCTCGTCACCTCCCAGGTCACGCAATTGAGCTCGGGTTTCCATGGCGCGCCGATGGTAATCGAGGCGGCGCGGCCCTGGGCGACGGCGCTGACCCGCCAGATCAAGTGGCCCTGCACCGTCTGCCTGCTCGACTACGACGCGGTGATCGTTCGCTTCAGCACGATTCCCGACAGCCCGATCTCGCCCTTCCACGCGACGCTGGGCTATCGCCTCAGCCTTGGCGGACGGGCCCTCGGGCGCGCCTATCTCGCCTTCTGCCCGGATGAAGAACGCGCCGTGCTGCTCGCCGCGATGCGCGCCTCCCCCGATGCCGAGAACAGCAGCCTGACCGACGAGGATATCGAGCGTTTGATCGCGCAGGCCCGCTGGCGCGGCTATACGGAGCGGGACACAGCCGTCGAGCCGCGCAACTCGGCGACGATCGCGGTTCCGATCAAGCTCGGCGAACGTGTGCTCGCGACCTTCGGCGTCACCTTCTTCCGCGCGGCCGTCGCCAATCCCGACGACAAGGCGAGGATCATCCATCCCTTGAAAAAGGCCGCCGCCAGTATCGAGGCGCAACTGGAGGCGCTCTCGCAATCCATGGGCGTCGCGTTTCAAGGTGAGAAATGA
- a CDS encoding NAD(P)H-quinone oxidoreductase produces the protein MKVIEITKPGGPEVLAFAERPRPELGPNDALIRVRAAGVNRPDIQQRRGLYPPPPGATDLPGLDVSGVVEAVGADVTWPKVGDSVCALANGGGYAEFCAVPASQCLPLPDSFSFAQAAALPEVFFTAWNNVIWLGRLAEGETLLVQGGTSGVGMAAIQLAKQLRGARVIATAGSPEKRAVSLEIGADYAVDYRADWVAEIEAAIGREKVDVVLDAQAGPYTEKQLGLLAPDGRVVLIASHLGQIAEVNVRNIVRRRLTLTGSTLRPRDAAYKGRIAAKLVEHAWPLLANGKIRSHICATFDWADVRDAHALMDAGEQIGKVVLTMPG, from the coding sequence ATGAAAGTGATCGAAATCACCAAGCCGGGCGGCCCCGAGGTCCTGGCCTTCGCCGAACGTCCGCGTCCCGAACTCGGCCCGAACGACGCGCTGATCCGCGTGCGTGCCGCTGGCGTCAACCGCCCCGATATCCAGCAGCGCCGCGGCCTCTATCCGCCACCGCCCGGCGCCACCGACCTGCCTGGGCTCGACGTCTCCGGCGTGGTCGAGGCCGTCGGTGCTGACGTGACCTGGCCCAAGGTCGGCGATAGCGTCTGCGCTCTCGCGAACGGCGGCGGTTATGCCGAGTTCTGCGCCGTGCCGGCCTCGCAATGCCTGCCCTTGCCCGATAGCTTCTCCTTCGCGCAGGCCGCCGCGCTGCCGGAAGTTTTCTTCACGGCCTGGAACAATGTGATCTGGCTCGGCAGGCTGGCCGAGGGGGAGACACTGCTGGTCCAGGGCGGCACCAGCGGCGTCGGCATGGCCGCGATCCAGCTCGCCAAGCAGCTCAGAGGCGCCCGCGTGATCGCGACGGCGGGCTCGCCCGAGAAGCGCGCCGTCAGCCTGGAGATCGGTGCCGACTACGCCGTCGATTATCGCGCCGACTGGGTCGCCGAGATCGAGGCCGCCATCGGCAGGGAGAAGGTTGATGTCGTGCTCGACGCACAGGCCGGCCCCTACACCGAAAAGCAGCTCGGCCTGCTCGCGCCGGACGGCAGGGTCGTCCTGATCGCCAGCCATCTCGGCCAGATTGCGGAGGTCAATGTCCGCAACATCGTCCGTCGCAGGCTGACCCTGACCGGCTCGACGCTGCGCCCGCGCGACGCCGCCTATAAAGGCCGGATCGCTGCCAAGCTCGTCGAACATGCCTGGCCCCTGCTCGCCAACGGCAAGATCCGCAGCCATATCTGCGCGACCTTCGACTGGGCCGATGTCCGCGACGCCCATGCGCTGATGGATGCGGGCGAGCAGATCGGCAAGGTCGTCCTGACCATGCCGGGCTGA
- a CDS encoding ABC transporter permease produces the protein MKRRGLKRLLLPGGIVAAILLLAIAAPLLPLPDPIRQDVARRLAGPMPGSWLGRDEFGRDVLSRLVWGARTSLSVAFVSATFAGLVGITLGLIGGWARSWGAFLTVRSVEIIMCFPPVLLALLVVTLLGPGAATLILVLSVLYLPGFARVTYAEVLAVKGRDYVEATRALGATQSHLLFRTVLPNIAGPLLVQFSLAVAAAVVIESGLSFLGLGVVPPAPSWGLMIRGARSTMEQAPLLLLWPCAVLTLTILAMNLLCDALRDILDPRTSER, from the coding sequence ATGAAGCGGCGCGGTCTCAAACGGCTTCTTCTGCCAGGTGGCATCGTCGCGGCGATCCTGCTTCTCGCGATCGCGGCGCCCCTCTTGCCGTTGCCCGATCCGATCCGGCAGGACGTGGCGCGGCGCCTGGCCGGGCCGATGCCGGGCTCCTGGCTCGGGCGTGACGAGTTCGGCCGCGACGTGCTCTCGCGCCTGGTCTGGGGCGCCCGCACCAGCCTCTCCGTCGCCTTCGTCTCGGCAACCTTCGCCGGGCTCGTCGGCATCACGCTCGGGCTGATCGGCGGCTGGGCGCGGAGCTGGGGCGCTTTTCTCACCGTGCGCAGTGTCGAGATCATCATGTGCTTCCCGCCGGTGCTGCTGGCGCTGCTGGTCGTGACCCTTCTCGGACCGGGCGCGGCGACGCTTATCCTCGTTCTTTCCGTGCTTTACCTGCCGGGGTTCGCGCGGGTGACCTATGCCGAGGTGCTGGCGGTGAAGGGGCGCGATTATGTCGAGGCGACGCGCGCGCTCGGCGCGACGCAGTCGCATCTGCTTTTCCGCACCGTGCTGCCCAATATTGCCGGGCCTCTGCTCGTGCAGTTCTCGCTCGCCGTCGCCGCCGCGGTGGTGATCGAGAGCGGCCTGTCCTTCCTGGGGCTCGGCGTCGTGCCGCCGGCGCCGTCCTGGGGCTTGATGATCCGCGGCGCGCGCTCGACCATGGAGCAGGCGCCGCTCCTGCTGCTCTGGCCCTGCGCCGTGCTGACGCTCACCATCCTCGCCATGAACCTGCTCTGCGACGCGCTGCGCGACATCCTCGACCCGCGCACCAGCGAGCGCTGA